Proteins from one Gossypium raimondii isolate GPD5lz chromosome 8, ASM2569854v1, whole genome shotgun sequence genomic window:
- the LOC105791485 gene encoding uncharacterized protein LOC105791485 isoform X1 has protein sequence MALVVYWYDCVCFGIVAAAFLGSLWVLWRKEAASRCEDDSVYESLLAAQQDADGFVHATPTAHVGSNQLWTSCWKGVHPGWLVLTRFVSFAALAGFLSWDIVDWDASIFVYYTEWTFALVMVYFGLGTVISAYGCWVCLNTPLPENGARAEFLKSDVEESRTENSVTYKENNVRDKIRLQSQRAGFWGYLMQTIYQTCAGAVILTDIVFWCVIVPFLSNSHLGLNTLMGCMHTLNAVFLILDTLLNSLPFPWFRLAYFVQWSCLYVVFQWVLHACGFTWWPYPFLELNTPWAPLWYFALALVHIPCYGMYALIVKAKNSILPRLFPHAFVRSY, from the exons ATGGCGCTAGTAGTCTATTGGTACGATTGCGTTTGCTTCGGCATTGTGGCGGCTGCCTTCCTTGGGTCTTTATGGGTTTTATGGAGAAAAGAAGCTGCATCTAGATGCGAGGACGATAGCGTATACGAGAGTCTGCTAGCGGCTCAACAGGATGCCGATGGGTTCGTACATGCCACACCCACCGCTCACGTTGGCTCCAACCAGCTATGGACCAGTTGTTGGAAAGGGGTGCACCCTGGATGGCTAGTGTTGACTCGTTTTGTTTCGTTTGCAGCGTTGGCCGGATTCTTGTCGTGGGACATAGTCGATTGGGATGCTTCCATCTTCGTCTACTACACCGA GTGGACATTTGCATTGGTTATGGTCTATTTTGGG CTGGGGACTGTCATTTCTGCTTATGGGTGTTGGGTGTGCTTAAATACTCCTCTGCCTGAAAATGGTGCAAGGGCTGAGTTTCTGAAAAGTGATGTGGAAGAGAGTAGAACTGAAAACTCTGTAACTTATAAGGAAAACAATGTGAGGGATAAAATCAGGTTGCAGAGTCAAAGGGCAGGATTTTGGGGATATCTTATGCAAACTATATATCAG ACTTGTGCCGGAGCTGTCATCCTGACGGACATTGTATTTTGGTGCGTCATCGTCCCGTTTTTATCAAACTCGCACCTTGGCCTTAACACG TTAATGGGCTGCATGCACACTTTGAATGCTGTGTTCCTTATCCTAGATACCCTTCTTAATAGCCTT CCATTTCCTTGGTTCCGGCTTGCATATTTCGTTCAATGGAGCTGTCTGTATGTTGTTTTCCAATGGGTTCTTCATGCCTGCGGTTTTACATG GTGGCCATATCCTTTCCTGGAGCTTAATACGCCATGGGCTCCTTTATG GTACTTTGCCCTGGCTCTGGTTCATATCCCCTGCTATGGAATGTATGCACTTATTGTAAAAGCAAAAAATTCGATCCTCCCAAGATTGTTCCCTCATGCTTTTGTTAGATCATActag
- the LOC105791485 gene encoding uncharacterized protein LOC105791485 isoform X2, with the protein MSDSNDEGLGYWLRWQVPVCALIIVSPSVLASYSINKVKTDPLFFNHFWKPQWRNLNPCWLLCYRAFAFICTARILCEVIASEGGAFAFYFYTQWTFALVMVYFGLGTVISAYGCWVCLNTPLPENGARAEFLKSDVEESRTENSVTYKENNVRDKIRLQSQRAGFWGYLMQTIYQTCAGAVILTDIVFWCVIVPFLSNSHLGLNTLMGCMHTLNAVFLILDTLLNSLPFPWFRLAYFVQWSCLYVVFQWVLHACGFTWWPYPFLELNTPWAPLWYFALALVHIPCYGMYALIVKAKNSILPRLFPHAFVRSY; encoded by the exons ATGTCGGATTCGAACGATGAAGGCTTGGGGTACTGGCTCAGGTGGCAAGTACCAGTGTGTGCATTAATCATCGTTTCCCCATCTGTATTAGCTTCATATAGCATCAATAAAGTTAAAACAGACCCGttatttttcaatcatttttGGAAGCCACAGTGGAGAAACTTAAATCCCTGTTGGCTTCTATGTTATAGAGCTTTTGCTTTTATATGCACGGCTCGGATACTGTGTGAGGTTATTGCCTCTGAGGGAGGAGCTTTTGCTTTCTATTTCTACACTCA GTGGACATTTGCATTGGTTATGGTCTATTTTGGG CTGGGGACTGTCATTTCTGCTTATGGGTGTTGGGTGTGCTTAAATACTCCTCTGCCTGAAAATGGTGCAAGGGCTGAGTTTCTGAAAAGTGATGTGGAAGAGAGTAGAACTGAAAACTCTGTAACTTATAAGGAAAACAATGTGAGGGATAAAATCAGGTTGCAGAGTCAAAGGGCAGGATTTTGGGGATATCTTATGCAAACTATATATCAG ACTTGTGCCGGAGCTGTCATCCTGACGGACATTGTATTTTGGTGCGTCATCGTCCCGTTTTTATCAAACTCGCACCTTGGCCTTAACACG TTAATGGGCTGCATGCACACTTTGAATGCTGTGTTCCTTATCCTAGATACCCTTCTTAATAGCCTT CCATTTCCTTGGTTCCGGCTTGCATATTTCGTTCAATGGAGCTGTCTGTATGTTGTTTTCCAATGGGTTCTTCATGCCTGCGGTTTTACATG GTGGCCATATCCTTTCCTGGAGCTTAATACGCCATGGGCTCCTTTATG GTACTTTGCCCTGGCTCTGGTTCATATCCCCTGCTATGGAATGTATGCACTTATTGTAAAAGCAAAAAATTCGATCCTCCCAAGATTGTTCCCTCATGCTTTTGTTAGATCATActag